A part of Salmo salar unplaced genomic scaffold, Ssal_v3.1, whole genome shotgun sequence genomic DNA contains:
- the LOC123731771 gene encoding histone-lysine N-methyltransferase, H3 lysine-79 specific-like — translation MLHPPSQLAIRAQEAQRFIVFSYFVPAECPVATEATADVRTGKREDLSTDTHLSSMLHRYLPHFFNDDSMPPQQTLEGTTEVSVAPVAKSNIKEEDRFYPFSLPPLAQRFIGKSFNVPETSQPAVFATEYRVAKEATAGTATVKTENRWAARSLLSVLTPCLPSVFDGDFMPPEQTVEDAYEVSGATENTSGEKEDANESSLATEITVGTSIVQGEDLLGDKSPAPRLPPSLSHILDNDHKQPEETIVAREAAVSVSTVFQEEFLDRENPSAATRLPSVLPSSLPLVFDNDYKLPEEAVEGTSKCPVASEAAASVSTVLQEEFLAGKSPPAPAALPLRLPCTHSIDHKQLWETVEDNTERLVDTEESAVSSTVKREELIGDKNPVLALHPSLACIHDKDHNDPNQKGRGTTKEVYLCPHAHQLDPDANLTLSTHNDEPRTWTLEETKDYRIGIDIESEERSVQEEVRPREGLKCDADCAHSKSSNGMVSSERAETILGRVGFLVRNHMQKIPFLKMEEKEECKKLNKKLKDDEKERKEMKNKEEEQKKREKKEMKEREKEQKKVMKAEKKREKLEQKKREKERKEEDKAEKKRLEGLMKIHNDMMKDRIKKEKKCSEELKKRKKAQAEFLEMERKIQEKEEKKREKMRKEERKRLEKKKKSEPVGGGTERVIEEQGRDESLKMDE, via the exons ATGTTACATCCCCCATCTCAATTGGCCATACGCGCTCAGGAGGCACAGCGGTTCATTGTATTTTCATACTTTGTCCCTGCTGAGTGCCCAGTTGCCACAGAGGCCACTGCAGATGTACGTACTGGTAAAAGAGAGGACTTATCGACAGATACACATCTTTCCTCAATGCTGCATCGATACCTGCCACACTTCTTTAACGATGACTCCATGCCACCACAGCAGACATTAGAGGGAACCACTGAGGTCTCAGTTGCTCCAGTGGCAAAATCTAATATCAAGGAAGAGGACAGATTCTATCCTTTCTCCCTCCCACCACTGGCTCAGCGGTTCATTGGCAAATCATTCAATGTCCCGGAAACCTCCCAGCCTGCTGTTTTCGCCACAGAGTACCGAGTTGCCAAAGAGGCTACTGCAGGCACGGCCACTGTCAAGACAGAGAACCGATGGGCAGCTAGAAGTCTTCTTTCAGTGCTGACTCCATGCCTGCCATCAGTCTTTGACGGTGACTTCATGCCACCAGAGcagacagtagaggatgcctatGAGGTCTCAGGTGCTACAGAGAACACTTCAG GAGAAAAAGAGGACGCCAATGAGTCCTCCCTTGCCACAGAGATCACTGTAGGCACATCCATTGTCCAGGGAGAGGACCTGTTGGGTGATAAAAGCCCTGCTCCAAGGCTGCCTCCAAGCTTGTCACACATTttggacaatgaccataagcagcCAGAGGAGACGATAGTTGCGAGGGAAGCAGCTGTTTCCGTGTCCACTGTCTTCCAAGAGGAGTTTTTGGATAGAGAGAATCCATCAGCAGCTACACGTCTTCCCTCAGTGCTGCCTTCAAGTCTGCCACTTGTCTTTGACAATGACTACAAACTGCCAGAGGAGGCAGTAGAGGGCACCAGCAAGTGTCCAGTTGCCAGTGAAGCAGCCGCTTCCGTGTCCACTGTCCTCCAAGAGGAGTTTTTGGCTGGTAAAAGTCCTCCTGCACCCGCAGCACTGCCTCTAAGGCTGCCCTGTACCCACAGCATTGACCACAAACAGCTATGGGAGACAgttgaggacaacacagagcgCTTAGTTGACACAGAGGAAAGTGCAGTTTCATCCACTGTCAAGAGAGAGGAACTGATAGGTGATAAAAACCCTGTCCTAGCACTTCATCCAAGCCTGGCATGCATCCATGACAAAGACCACAATGATCCAAATCAGAAAGGGAGGGGCACTACTAAGGAGGTGTATCTCTGCCCTCACGCTCACCAGCTGGACCCAGATGCTAACTTAACTCTGTCAACCCACAATGATGAACCCAGGACCTGGACCTTGGAAGAGACAAAG GATTATAGGATAGGCATTGACATTGAGAGTGAAGAGAGGAGCGTCCAGGAGGAGGTGAGACCGAGGGAGGGGTTGAAGTGTGATGCGGACTGTGCCCATTCCAAGAGCTCCAATGGGATGGTTTcatcagagagagcagagaccatCCTGGGAAGAGTGGGCTTTCTGGTCAGGAACCACATGCAGAAAATCCCATTTTTGAAGATGGAGGAAAAAGAGGAATGTAAGAAACTGAATAAGAAGTTGAAAGAtgacgagaaagagagaaaggagatgaaAAACAAGGAGGAGGAgcaaaaaaagagggagaagaaagagatgaaagagagagagaaagagcagaagaAAGTCATGAAGgctgagaaaaagagggagaagttagaacagaaaaagagagagaaggaaagaaaagaGGAGGACAAGGCAGAGAAAAAGAGGTTAGAGGGGCTGATGAAGATACATAATGACATGATGAAAGACAGGATTAAGAAAGAGAAGAAGTGTTCTGAGGAGctgaaaaagagaaagaaagctcAAGCTGAGTTcctggagatggagagaaagattcaagaaaaggaggagaagaagagagaaaagatgaggaaagaggagaggaagagactggagaagaagaaaaagagtGAGCCAGTTGGAGGTGGAACTGAGAGGGTGATAGAAGAGCAGGGAAGGGATGAAAGTTTGAAGATGGATGAGTAG
- the LOC106575408 gene encoding histone-lysine N-methyltransferase, H3 lysine-79 specific-like translates to MLHRYLPHFFNDDSMPPQQTLEGTTEVSVAPVAKSNIKEEDRFYPFSLPPLAQRFIGKSFNVPETSQPAVLATEYRVAKEATAGTATVKRENRWAARSLLSVLTPCLPSVFDGDFMPPEQTVEDAYEVSGATENTSGTATVDGVGRSAAKRPVPMLPPSLSRVFDIDYKLPGSAVEGTNKCPVASGTTNDVSTHLKEDMAADQSPPDPGALPPSSPCIRDSDHKLTKEKKEDANESSLATEITVGTSIVQGEDLLGDKSPAPRLPPCLSHILDNDHKQPEETIVAREAAVSVSTVFQEEFLDRENPSAATRLPSVLPSSLPLVFDNDYKLPEEAVEGTSKCPVASEAAASVSTVLQEEFLAGKSPPAPAALPLRLPCTHCIDHKQQEETVEDNTERLVDTEESAVSSTVKREELIGDKNPVLALHPSLACIHDKDHNDPNQKGRGTTKEVYLCPHAHQLDPDANLTLSTHNDEPRTWTLEETKDYRIGIDIESEERSVQEEVRPREGLKCDADCAHSKSSNGMVSSERAETILGRVGFLVRNHMQKIPFLKMEEKEENKKLNKKLKDDEKERKEMKNKEEEQKKREKKEMKEREKEQKKVMKAEKKREKLEQKKREKERKEEEKAEKKRLEGLMKIHNDMMKDRIKKEKKCSEELKKREKAQAEFLEMERKIQEKEEKKREKMRKEERKRLEKKKKSEPVGGGTERVIEEQGRDESLKMDE, encoded by the exons ATGCTGCATCGATACCTGCCACACTTCTTTAACGATGACTCCATGCCACCACAGCAGACATTAGAGGGAACCACTGAGGTCTCAGTTGCTCCAGTGGCAAAATCTAATATCAAGGAAGAGGACAGATTCTATCCTTTCTCCCTCCCACCACTGGCTCAGCGGTTCATTGGCAAATCATTCAATGTCCCGGAAACCTCCCAGCCTGCTGTTTTAGCCACAGAGTACCGAGTTGCCAAAGAGGCTACTGCAGGCACGGCCACTGTCAAGAGAGAGAACCGATGGGCAGCTAGAAGTCTTCTTTCAGTGCTGACTCCATGCCTGCCATCAGTCTTTGACGGTGACTTCATGCCACCAGAGcagacagtagaggatgcctatGAGGTCTCAGGTGCTACAGAGAACACTTCAGGTACAGCTACTGTTGATGGAGTGGGCAGATCAGCAGCTAAACGCCCTGTCCCAATGCTGCCTCCAAGTCTGTCACGTGTCTTTGACATTGACTACAAACTGCCGGGGTCGGCAGTAGAGGGAACCAACAAGTGTCCAGTTGCCAGTGGAACAACCAATGATGTGTCCACTCACCTAAAGGAGGACATGGCAGCTGATCAAAGCCCTCCTGACCCTGGAGCACTGCCTCCAAGCTCGCCATGTATCCGTGACTCTGACCACAAACTGACCAAGGAGAAAAAAGAGGACGCCAATGAGTCCTCCCTTGCCACAGAGATCACTGTAGGCACATCCATTGTCCAGGGAGAGGACCTGTTGGGTGATAAAAGCCCTGCTCCAAGGCTGCCTCCATGCTTGTCACACATTttggacaatgaccataagcagcCAGAGGAGACGATAGTTGCGAGGGAAGCAGCTGTTTCCGTGTCCACTGTCTTCCAAGAGGAGTTTTTGGATAGAGAGAATCCATCAGCAGCTACACGTCTTCCCTCAGTGCTGCCTTCAAGTCTGCCACTTGTCTTTGACAATGACTACAAACTGCCAGAGGAGGCAGTAGAGGGCACCAGCAAGTGTCCAGTTGCCAGTGAAGCAGCCGCTTCCGTGTCCACTGTCCTCCAAGAGGAGTTTTTGGCTGGTAAAAGTCCTCCTGCACCCGCAGCACTGCCTCTAAGGCTGCCCTGTACCCACTGCATTGACCACAAACAGCAAGAGGAGACAgttgaggacaacacagagcgCTTAGTTGACACAGAGGAAAGTGCAGTTTCATCCACTGTCAAGAGAGAGGAACTGATAGGTGATAAAAACCCTGTCCTAGCACTTCATCCAAGCCTGGCATGCATCCATGACAAAGACCACAATGATCCAAATCAGAAAGGGAGGGGCACTACTAAGGAGGTGTATCTCTGCCCTCACGCTCACCAGCTGGACCCAGATGCTAACTTAACTCTGTCAACCCACAATGATGAACCCAGGACCTGGACCTTGGAAGAGACAAAG GATTATAGGATAGGCATTGACATTGAGAGTGAAGAGAGGAGCGTCCAGGAGGAGGTGAGACCGAGGGAGGGGTTGAAGTGTGATGCGGACTGTGCCCATTCCAAGAGCTCCAATGGGATGGTTTcatcagagagagcagagaccatCCTGGGAAGAGTGGGCTTTCTGGTCAGGAACCACATGCAGAAAATCCCATTTTTGAAGatggaggaaaaagaggaaaaTAAGAAACTGAATAAGAAGTTGAAAGAtgacgagaaagagagaaaggagatgaaAAACAAGGAGGAGGAgcaaaaaaagagggagaagaaagagatgaaagagagagagaaagagcagaagaAAGTCATGAAGgctgagaaaaagagggagaagttagaacagaaaaagagagagaaggaaagaaaagaGGAGGAAAAGGCAGAGAAAAAGAGGTTAGAGGGGCTGATGAAGATACATAATGACATGATGAAAGACAGGATTAAGAAAGAGAAGAAGTGTTCTGAGGagctgaaaaagagagagaaagctcaAGCTGAGTTcctggagatggagagaaagattcaagaaaaggaggagaagaagagagaaaagatgaggaaagaggagaggaagagactggagaagaagaaaaagagtGAGCCAGTTGGAGGTGGAACTGAGAGGGTGATAGAAGAGCAGGGAAGGGATGAAAGCTTGAAGATGGATGAGTAG